The Hypomesus transpacificus isolate Combined female chromosome 3, fHypTra1, whole genome shotgun sequence genome has a window encoding:
- the opn6b gene encoding opsin 6, group member b has translation MMENHGTIYRNNISVYQVSDEGETAIGVYLIFLGWLSWIGNGVVILMMTKQRHYLEPSDLLTYNLAVSDAGIAMFGYSRGILEVFNVLNDDGQLIRTLWTCQVDGFLILLFGLISINTLTAIGIIRYIKACQPQYVQHITKPNVAMVIGSVWLSALFWSGAPLVGWGSYTSRKYGTCEIDWVQARYSVPFRLYVLLIFIFNFFIPVSTIVFSYVSIIRTVNSAHKSSKGGEISERQRQMERSITRVSLLLAAAFLLAWSPYAVISMCAALGYEVPPLTSILASLFAKSASFYNPIIYLGMSAKFRENLMALVHWPWSCPACLGWFTFSQTPMPLLPRPLRPDEVQVNVEVAAMKGEEGDGHTNLDSGVELGAHNESSDGGLGEARVEERGEEAPMLSNHSSSLIRPAHGFLRRLSNSGRL, from the exons ATGATGGAGAACCACGGGACCATTTATCGGAACAACATCAGCGTGTACCAGGTGTCGGATGAGGGGGAGACCGCCATTGGGGTCTACCTCATTTTCCTAG gTTGGCTGTCGTGGATCGGTAACGGAGTAGTGATCCTGATGATGACCAAGCAGAGACACTACCTGGAGCCGTCCGACCTGCTGACCTACAACCTGGCCGTGTCCGATGCCGGCATTGCCATGTTCGGCTACTCCCGAGGCATCTTGGAGGTCTTCAATGTGCTCAACGACGACGGGCAGCTGATCAGGACTCTGTGGACCTGCCAG gtggATGGCTTCCTGATCTTACTCTTTGGGCTGATCAGCATCAACACTCTGACTGCCATCGGCATCATCCGCTACATCAAAGCCTGCCAGCCACAATATG TTCAGCACATAACTAAGCCTAACGTCGCCATGGTGATCGGTTCAGTGTGGCTGTCCGCTCTGTTCTGGTCCGGAGCGCCTCTAGTGGGCTGGGGGAGTTACACAT CTCGTAAGTACGGGACGTGTGAGATCGACTGGGTCCAGGCCCGGTACTCAGTGCCATTCAGACTCTACGTCCTCCTTATCTTcatattcaacttcttcatccCCGTCAGCACCATCGTCTTCTCCTACGTGTCAATCATCCGCACCGTAAACTCTGCCCACAAGTCCAGCAAAGGGGGTGAGATCagcgagaggcagaggcagatggAGCGCAGCATCACACGa gTGTCCCTCCTCCTAGCGGCTGCCTTCCTCCTGGCCTGGTCTCCCTACGCCGTCATCTCCATGTGCGCGGCCCTGGGCTACGAGGTGCCCCCCCTCACCAGCATCCTGGCCAGTCTGTTTGCCAAGTCAGCCAGCTTCTATAACCCCATCATCTACCTGGGCATGAGCGCCAAGTTCAGGGAGAATCTGATGGCCCTGGTCCACTGGCCCTGGTCCTGTCCAGCCTGCCTTGGATGGTTCACCTTCTCCCAGACCCCCATGCCCCTCCTGCCTCGCCCGCTACGCCCAGACGAGGTGCAGGTGAACGTGGAGGTGGCGGccatgaagggagaggagggtgacggGCACACTAACTTGGACTCGGGGGTGGAGCTGGGGGCTCACAACGAGAGCAGCGATGGAGGGTTGGGGGAggcgagggtggaggagaggggggaggaagcgCCCATGTTGAGTAACCACAGCAGTTCTCTCATACGTCCTGCACACGGGTTTCTGAGGAGGCTAAGCAACTCAGGCCGTCTGTGA
- the coch gene encoding cochlin, giving the protein MSNLSAVLHLLGILGLTYRAFGSEPDVPLPIACLTRGADIPESRQVVLCPPNCTQWRVSVFGSGVYAAVSSVCAAAVHRGVIQSSGGPVEVHRLQGRVNYLSSYSHGVQSQALAKWTSSFTVAGAVYVSQELSSKITSTALPAAEPEKKPLKKPVKKIPSGGNRDCQMEIAVLLDSSQNIGKRRFTLQKNFLSKLAVMLRVGPDGPHLGVVQTSDTPRTEFFLTNYTQPKELVSAIKQISYQGGDTNTGKAIMHTVESFFSAEAGLRRGHPRVIMVLVDGWPSDDLGEAAMLARESGINVFLVSVARPAPEELAMVPEKDFAKKAVCKDNGFFALSMPSWFTTTKHVKPLSQRLCSAEQLLCSKTCYNSVNLGFLIDGSSSVGDGNFRLVLDFLSSIAGSFDISDVGARIGAVQFTYDQRLEFGLYDYKDKEAAIRALHSVPYMSGGTATGDAITYTVQNLFPPRRAGPRRNFLIVVTDGQSYDDVRGPALAAQKEGITVFSVGVAWAPVDDLKAMASEPKESHAFFSREFTGLQQFTQPLVRAICQDFTNAN; this is encoded by the exons ATGTCAAATCTGTCTGCTGTTCTTCACCTATTAG GTATTTTGGGTTTGACATACAGAGCATTTGGATCTGAACCAGATG TTCCCTTGCCAATCGCCTGTTTGACACGCGGAGCAGACATACCGGAGTCCCGACAGGTGGTCTTGTGTCCACCCAACTGTACGCAGTGGCGTGTGTCGGTGTTCGGTTCCGGTGTGTATGCCGCTGTGTCTAGTGTCTGTGCTGCTGCGGTACACAG AGGGGTGATCCAATCGTCTGGTGGTCCGGTAGAGGTGCACAGACTGCAGGGCAGAGTGAACTACCTCAGTTCCTACTCCCACGGTGTCCAATCCCAGGCGCTGGCCAAGTGGACCTCATCTTTCACCGTCGCCG GTGCTGTCTATGTTTCCCAGGAGCTGTCCAGTAAGATCACTTCTACTGCCCTCCCTGCTGCCGAACCAG aAAAGAAACCACTAAAGAAGCCAGTGAAGAAAATCCCATCAGGAGGAAatagag ACTGTCAGATGGAGATAGCTGTTCTGCTGGACAGCAGCCAGAATATCGGCAAGAGGCGCTTTACCCTGCAGAAGAACTTCCTTAGTAAGCTGGCAGTCATGCTCAGAGTTGGACCAGATGGGCCACATCTGGGGGTGGTCCAGACCAG TGACACCCCCAGGACAGAGTTCTTCCTGACCAACTACACTCAGCCCAAAGAGCTGGTCTCAGCCATCAAGCAGATCAGCTACCAGGGAGGCGACACCAACACAG GGAAGGCCATCATGCACACCGTGGAGTCGTTCTTCAGTGCGGAGGCGGGGTTGAGGCGGGGTCACCCCAGGGTCATCATGGTGCTCGTCGACGGTTGGCCGTCTGATGATCTGGGGGAGGCGGCCATGCTGGCCAGAGAGTCGGGCATCAACGTGTTCCTGGTGTCAGTTGCCAGACCTGCCCCTGAAGAGCTGGCTATGGTCCCAGAAAAGGACTTTGCTAAGAAG GCAGTCTGCAAGGACAACGGTTTCTTCGCTCTGAGCATGCCCAGTTGGTTCACCACCACTAAGCATGTGAAGCCGCTGTCCCAGCGCCTGTGCTCTGCGGAGCAACTGCTGTGCAGCAAGACCTGCTACAACTCTGTCAACCTGGGCTTCCTCATCGACGGCTCCTCCAGCGTGGGGGATGGAAACTTCCGCCTTGTCCTCGACTTCCTGTCCTCCATTGCCGGGAGCTTTGATATCTCCGACGTGGGAGCCCGAATAG GTGCTGTTCAGTTCACTTATGACCAGCGTTTGGAGTTTGGTCTGTATGACTACAAGGACAAGGAGGCAGCCATCAGGGCTCTGCACAGCGTGCCCTACATGTCAGGGGGCACTGCCACCGGTGACGCCATCACCTACACCGTCCAGAACCTCTTCCCGCCCAGGAGGGCGGGGCCAAGGAGGAACTTCCTGATCGTGGTCACAGATGGGCAGTCCTACGATGATGTCAGAGGTCCTGCCTTGGCAGCCCAgaaagaag GAATTACAGTTTTCTCAGTGGGCGTGGCCTGGGCGCCTGTTGATGACCTCAAAGCGATGGCGTCCGAGCCCAAGGAGAGCCACGCGTTCTTCTCTCGGGAGTTCACGGGGCTGCAGCAGTTCACCCAGCCGCTGGTGCGCGCCATCTGCCAAGACTTTACCAATGCCAACTAG